The proteins below are encoded in one region of Drosophila virilis strain 15010-1051.87 chromosome 6, Dvir_AGI_RSII-ME, whole genome shotgun sequence:
- the Actbeta gene encoding inhibin beta chain translates to MHYHGVGAAKMTMRLEFEQQEPIVSAAATGAKDIKCIYNCPCFCCRQGCCVLVCCCSCTNLSLICCTTCSSSSSGSSSGSLCASTPLIKANACIRVAAIMVLGVLVTLARQWMVALLALMTRYITLYKMGHQIAAPSSMPAPNSAPTINGESKLKEQYGHGHASYDIANDQQLKTNNLCKMFCNNRKRQRRRRRRRRRRRRRHNNSNNNGSRQQTGSSKQQQYQDSSIFLPSLEVLREREGDSAKILATAKIRTRNSTSSLKTFVSSWPSGGNYGTMRHFSKAKRNRANLVWLLICLFWLEVKLINCNAIASSGGYVSSLVTQKGCTLCQLEEGNFYSDKHNPHTDYNNNNNNNNNDKYNNHNNNNYIYKKTNRNHNNIGLSDRVRLESIKRQILTKLGLTHKPNVSHPLPKQFIWETIYRADGGQMVTNNVFDSDRLQTVAEINDYHTPNSASKNVSYAISRNTKSSQKANLLRNRTAERRNTATWQWNDSIQTKGTRTTGNGPARAADSSPLRVARKEEKEDGVNRKSKSNAYRKSTYLIDINRSSDSDSTNNNNDITGGGFERNDNIYFNGYSVQNHAKDHKPKLQLHNARGKKKEALTQHTTMPMQDHDVVGLEREDFFGSTQEIITFAEEGTQYRQYRILEFAPQKSRVPSQKISIRSAQMHIRIEKQPNEWDARAETQHQIQQTTMKGKRKNHANAPRQRIKIWVFRMTEGINITEKAIDQAFLFRASFEVDTDHLGWQKFDLTETIREWYSDTAVENLRLLIDCTGCGSQYSLHLFPWSAPNAYTKMKTGSGHVNPNRPFLVLHTESTRPRRVRRRAVDCGGALSGQCCKESFYVSFKALGWDDWIIAPRGYFANYCRGECTGPFRTPDTFQTFHAHFIEEYRKMGLLNGMRPCCAPIKFSSMSLIYYGDDGIIKRDLPKMVVDECGCP, encoded by the exons ATGCATTATCATGGAGTAGGCGCTGCAAAAATGACAATGAGACTCGAATTTGAGCAACAGGAGCCGATtgtatcagcagcagcaacaggggCCAAGGATATAAAATGCATCTACAATTGCCCATGCTTCTGCTGCCGACAGGGCTGCTGCGTTCTAgtatgctgctgcagctgcactaACCTTAGCCTGATATGCTGCAcaacatgcagcagcagcagcagcggcagcagcagcggcagcctcTGTGCGTCGACGCCGCTGATCAAGGCCAATGCCTGCATCCGGGTGGCGGCCATAATGGTGCTCGGCGTGCTCGTCACACTTGCTCGTCAATGGATGGTTGCGCTCCTGGCGCTGATGACCAGATACATAACGCTGTATAAGATGGGCCACCAAATAGCTGCGCCCAGCTCCATGCCAGCGCCTAACAGCGCGCCGACCATCAATGGAGAGAGTAAATTGAAGGAACAGTATGGGCACGGTCATGCTTCCTATGACATCGCAAATGACCAGCAGCTGAAGACGAACAACctgtgcaaaatgttttgcaataATCGCAAGAGGCAGCGAAGAcgacgtcggcgtcgccgTCGACGACGGCGcaggcacaacaacagcaacaacaacgggagCAGACAGCAGACGggcagcagcaagcagcagcaatatcAGGATAGCAGCATATTTCTGCCAAGTCTGGAAGTATTGAGAGAACGAGAAGGAGACAGCGCTAAAATactggcaacagcaaaaatacgTACGCGCAATTCGACGTCGTCTTTAAAGACTTTCGTTTCGTCATGGCCATCGGGAGGCAATTACGGCACAATGCGCCATTTCTCTAAAGCCAAACGCAACCGTGCGAATCTAGTGTGGCTGCTTATTTGTCTGTTTTGGCTTGAGGTTAAGCTGATCAATTGCAATGCGATTGCGAGCAGCGGCGGATATGTTTCAAGTCTGGTCACACAGAAGGGCTGCACTTTGTGCCAACTTGAGGAGGGCAACTTTTACAGCGATAAGC ATAACCCACACAcagactacaacaacaacaacaacaacaacaacaatgacaagtacaataaccacaacaacaacaattacatcTATAAGAAAACTAATCGTAACCATAACAATATTGGGCTCAGCGACCGGGTTCGTTTGGAGTCGATAAAGCGACAAATTCTAACGAAACTTGGACTCACCCATAAACCAAATGTATCCCATCCGCTACCCAAACAGTTCATCTGGGAAACGATTTATCGGGCAGACGGCGGCCAAATGGTTACCAACAATGTCTTTGACAGCGACAGGCTCCAGACCGTGGCCGAGATCAATGACTACCATACTCCCAATTCCGCCAGTAAAAATGTGTCATACGCGATTAGCAGGAACACCAAAAGCAGCCAGAAGGCAAATCTATTAAGAAATCGAACAGCCGAAAGGAGAAACACAGCCACGTGGCAGTGGAACGATTCGATTCAAACAAAGGGCACAAGGACCACGGGAAACGGTCCGGCACGGGCCGCGGACAGTTCACCTTTGCGAGTCGCCAGAAAAGAGGAGAAAGAGGATGGTGTTAACAGGAAATCCAAGTCAAATGCTTATAGAAAATCAACATATCTTATTGATATAAATCGTAGTAGTGATAGTGATAGCACCAATAACAATAACGACATAACCGGTGGTGGTTTCGAGCGCaatgataatatttattttaatggttACAGCGTCCAGAACCATGCCAAAGACCATAAACCAAAACTTCAGCTCCATAATGCTCGAGGCAAAAAGAAAGAGGCTTTGACACAACACACAACCATGCCCATGCAGGATCACGATGTCGTCGGTCTCGAGCGCGAAGACTTCTTTGGCAGTACACAAGAGATTATAACTTTTGCCGAGGAGG GAACACAATATCGCCAGTACCGTATACTCGAGTTTGCTCCTCAAAAGTCGCGTGTTCCAAGCCAAAAGATATCCATAAGGAGTGCGCAAATGCACATTCGCATCGAAAAGCAGCCGAATGAATGGGACGCAAGGGCCGAAACCCAACATCAAATACAACAGACAACAATGAAGGGTAAACGGAAAAACCACGCAAATGCACCCCGCCAAAGGATCAAAATTTGGGTATTTCGCATGACCGAGGGCATAAATATAACAGAAAAG GCAATAGATCAGGCCTTTTTGTTTCGGGCATCATTTGAAGTGGACACCGATCACTTGGGTTGGCAAAAGTTCGACCTAACCGAAACGATTCGCGAATGGTACAGCGACACGGCCGTTGAAAATCTGCGTCTATTGATCGACTGCACTGGCTGCGGTAGCCAATACTCGCTGCATCTCTTTCCGTGGTCGGCACCGAATGCCTACACAAAGATGAAGACTGGCTCGGGTCACGTGAATCCAAACCGCCCATTTCTCGTGCTCCACACCGAATCGACCAGGCCGCGGCGGGTTCGAAGACGGGCGGTCGACTGTGGCGGCGCGTTGAGTGGACAATGCTGCAAGGAATCGTTTTACGTGTCGTTTAAGGCACTCGGCTGGGACGATTGGATTATTGCGCCAAGGGGATATTTTGCCAATTATTGCCGAGGCGAGTGTACTGGACCGTTTCGAACGCCGGACACATTTCAAACATTTCATGCGCACTTTATTGAGGAATATCGCAAAATGGGCCTGCTGAATGGCATGCGTCCCTGTTGTGCTCCAATTAAATTCTCAAGCATGTCCCTCATATACTACGGCGACGACGGTATCATTAAACGTGATTTGCCCAAGATGGTCGTTGATGAATGCGGCTGTCCTTAA